In the genome of Xiphophorus hellerii strain 12219 chromosome 14, Xiphophorus_hellerii-4.1, whole genome shotgun sequence, the window agaaacattttttacagtgtaaatttGTAAACTCAAATAATATCGAACttatttgtttacttgcatCCCACAAGACACAGTAAAAAGATGGAAGTTAATCTTTTTCATATCTAAAAgcaaatggaaaatgaaaatccagatttcaaatgtaaataattgaAAAGTGAAGGAAACACCACAGCAATTAAAACAATTGTATCtcataaatttattttgtaccaACATGTAGGCTCAAATGTTGAAGTTTGTGCAGGataaacaaatccaaacacTTTATCTTAAACAAATAACTCAAAGCAACAGTTGAACATCCCAATTTTTAGCTGATTtgaattttaacaaaacaaaaaacagtaaaGGTTGAGGCAAGCACTACTTTTCTCAGAAGTGACACCACTTCGTACTTCACATTTgttcaaagcaacattttacagCAGGTGGTCATTTTCAAGGCtttctataaaaaaattatttgtttttatttttacttattttgaaaattagcccaacagaaatgcaaaaactattttttgtttatgtaaaaCTACCACTGCACGATGATGTTGATGTCTAAGTTGTAAGGCACAATTTAgccattttttcacattttcttacaaaaataGGAATGATTAGGATACAGTTTAGAGGGCCTAACTACCACTCTAAGCaagcaaaaatcaaaacatttcacagtAATAAAACTGATTATTGTGATTAAATCATCAATGTTTGTGACAAATCTCTACTAACGTTGTGGGTTTTGCTTCACTTCTGCTCCGCCAGCGTTTCTACGACCGCTCTCAACATGGCGGCTACGGCCACGGCGCCGGGGTCAGGCAGGGTGACCCGCTCGGCGGCGATATAGCTGGCCCGCCCGGCCCGAGCTGTGAGGTCACGGGTCGCCTCGGCACCTGCAGCTGCTTTCTGCGGAGTCAGAGGAGATAAAGGGGAGATGACTGGTTTTAGCcgtcaagttgtcaacataatgcacaaaatcttaaatgtacgcttgatatgtaaaagaaaaagggacgcagtgcttcgctactaattgtcaacactacgaCCACGAGATAACAAGGTCAggcaaaattttaattaaaaagaaatattgagGGAAGtgggtcagttatgctagcttgactttgacaagctagcatgtagatgtgctgtggaattcggttcagttaaaaaaaatactgtaatgttctgttctttgtgtggaaaatgtttgtgtttcgGTGTTAAATCCTGATACATTAGTAGAGCTGTTGtcagttgccatggcaacagatCTGTTTGTAGCATAACTGACGGAGagggcagaaaaaaagagagtggttttgagttgtccaatggtttttctgtgttatttttctcttttgctgtgGCTCACttcactaaattaataatacctacatctccaggtttcattttgttaacacAGTTGTTCTACAGGCTCAGCACAATTGGATggcatgtaaaagaatagtctttttACCCTCCATTGTTGTGCACATGCGTgaaatttccagatgtaaacaataatatGAAACGTGTCTGTAGTTACTGTACCTCCACAGCTGCATGTAGCACAGCCATCTGTCCAGCAGGTGGTGCTGTAGTTAGCCTCATGAGCTCATCTGCAGCCGGACACAAAGCATCCAGCTACAGAATGAGGACAGCGGCAGAGGTCCAAGTTTAAACAGGGTCAGGTTTAACAGTAAATTACATTATATCATGatcaatataaacataaatccTCGTTTCTCACCATCGTTCTGTCTCCAGGGTCAGCACCTCCGTATCTGAAGGAAgacattattttttactttcatctgTTTAGACTGATGTGTTTAGGTGATGTAGGTTATCTGGGTACCTTCTCATGGCTTGCGTCCCAGCATGCACTGCAGCAGCCCAGGCGGCACCGTTGGTCTTCCCCTTGGTCACATGACCAGCTGCGGCGGTGAGAAACAGACTgtacagctgaaaaacacagaaaataagaaCTGATCTGAGATTGTTTggcaattaaattaaatacataaagcACTCTATGGCAGGCCATTTTAGCACATAATCAAACCGCTGTGAATTGTTTTATTACCATCAATCTCAGGTTATATCTGTTAGGTTTGTCAAGGAAGTGATTCTTGTCCTAGgtgtgctgtttttttattatttcatttgaagaaaaataaagaaatgacaaTTTAAAGAACTGTAGGAATTGCATTTACTCAATTCTTTTgaaaaagatcatttatttttattaattaaaattttaagtgtaTTTAACATCAGTTTTACTGTCCATGTTTGTCAAGTTTTCAGCTTCATTGTTTCTTTCTATAATGAACATTTTTGGTACTTCAACAGTAATAAATCAGCTTGCCGTACCGCTCCTGAGGATCCGCCCATTTTCTCCTCCACCAATCCAGCGAGGACGGAAAGCAGTTGCCCCGGGCAACCAGGGACCACATGAACCTGGAGCCACTCCTCAACGGCTGCAGGAGCAACATTTTAATGGTCTGttatcagtttttgttttcctcctgtaAAAACTTTGTCGTTTCTCACCTCTAGCGGCCTGAGCGTGAGTGTTGCCACAATCTCCGTCCCCGGAAGCCCGGTCGAGAGAGTTTAGTTCCTCCTGCTTTTCCAGCAAGGTGGAACAAATCTTGTTTAAAACTTTGTGCATAACAGGACTCAGAGGCCCtgggaaaaatataaaacagcaaaagattcaatttacatataaataatacattaatataGGAACATAAGTTAGCTAGCTTGATTTAAATAAGTAccgaataaataaattaataaatagacATCATATAATTACATACAAACAAATTTATACCAATGACGCAAGCAAAAGCGTTtcaaaagatgtgaaaaacaccataacaaataaataaatggtaatTGTAAAGGACCATTAAAACGTTAATCAGTTCTCCTATTTCAGGATCTGCAATAGTTTTATACacaaaattatcaaaaataacCAAACTTCACTTTGGAGTTCTTTTCTGGAAGTGGTAAAATAGACAAAATGGAACCTGAAAACAGATCCAAGCAGTAAAATTAGTAACTCTCAACAAAATTGTTAACTCCATGTCAAGTTTTTATCAAATTTCAGGACATAAAGGGCAGACAGCTCCACTCCAGCAACGTACAGCCAGCACTTTTACAACAGTGCCACAGTGGCTGGATAGGTGGGGTGATGTTGGCTAAATGTCCGCACGcactttgtctgttttttgtccTGTTGCTGTTAGCTTTGTCTAAATTTCATTTCCAGGCTCTTGGAGCGTTTAGATGCAGCAAAGTTGTTTACAATATTTCTAcatgaaataaacacagattgTAACTAAATTTAGTGACCTTTGGAGTGTTTGTCATCCTGTGGCCGTGTGATCATAACAGGAGCTTCTGTGATGTAGTTGCGTCCGCTCACAGCAGTAGTGCTGAGGTTTGGCCAGGCGGGGGCGCTGGTCTTAGTATCTGAGTTGAGATATGGAGGATCTTTACTGGTTAGCAGTTaaccaacactgcaaaaacagattaaacttAATAAGTTAACTAAATGTTATAgttacataaatgtaaaatatctcacaaattaaattagtaaaaaaatattaaaatatttctaaatatcttTGAGAAGTCTGAAGCAAAGCAcatgaaatcaaacaaaatttaaatttgcaCCTAAACCTAAAACTCTTCCTtccatattattattatttttaaatactgatgtaaaaaaaaaaggtttatgtgCGTCAAACTGTTTACCAAACAGCTTCAGAGTTTCCGGGTTGACTTTCATCAGGGTCAGAGACACTCCCGCCATCTCCAGTGATGTCATGAACGGCCCCGACATCACCCTGGCAACCACCACCCCACGGCTCTCTGTAACCACGGAAACCACCGATAAAGTTCCGTACAACCATTAGAACAAAAGTCTTGATTTTGTTCCCCtaaacttcaacaaaaacattcaaataaagaGGACAAAATagtgttgcttttatatttaacatttccaAAACGACtcaattattttaagtaaatgaaacacaaaataaggaTATATTGACTCATCACCAGTTgagcacttttcagatttttaaccaaaataatCTACCTCAGTTtaggattttattcatttgaggTCCATACTATGCTTCACTTGTGTCCCTTGTATCCAAAAAATGCATtcttaaaaactgcattgttgACAGTGTATAGTGTATGTATAGACAATGTTGACATATGTTTCCAAATCTTTTTCATGAACATTAGCCCTCACCAAATCCGaaagaatacatttaaatttacagaatttttaacaactttaaaCGTCAGTTTAAGGAGTAAAAATCTACGTCATTTTGTCTTAAATCCTTTAATGCTGAAATATCTGGCATCCCTAATTTTTAAgctgcatttaaaaacaaatgtcccCAAATATAGTACAAACATAGAATCTAAATACAAATTACTTAAATAATTAACCAGTTTATATCAATCCAAGCTAATCTTTGCAATATTGTGTACAAAGCGTTAACGATAAATTTGTGATTTATTATGCAGCCCTAGCTAAGGTGATGTCAAATCATGCTGTTACTGTTCTAACATAGTATACTACTACTAAAACATTGCTATTAAGATTCATTAAATAGCTACGGATGGAAGCGGGTCTCTGCTCACCGAGGCAGGTGATGGCAGCTCGGGTAACAACAGCCATCTCCAGGCAGGACAAAGCGCCAAGGTTGTTCACACAAAGAACAACACTGTCACCTGTAATAACAACATTAGAAACCAAGTTTTATTAAGCAGCTCATGCCTCGTCTAGAGTCACGAAGGCATAAAACACCTGATCCTGTAGAGGCTGTGATCACTATATTTTAGGATGTTTTGTTCTAAAATACACATGGGGTATTGTGGTGGGACACTAGGGGGCTCCACTCACAGGAGAATGTAAAGATATACAGATATATAGCTAAATAAAAAACCAGCAGCAATATGGTGCATGCTAACTAAAACACCAGACTAATAAGAATGTTATAACCTGACCTGATTTCAAAGGCAGATGTGATTGGCTGTCTGGGTTGGTCATGTGATCTATCATCGTCTTCACCACCTCATCTGCGGACGCCACCTGATGGACAAGAACCCAAAGAAACAAAGCTTGTTAAtacattacaa includes:
- the tkfc gene encoding triokinase/FMN cyclase isoform X1 — protein: MEKKLINSVDCCVDEALCGLVMASGGLALLKGHRVMLRSDLDSLKGKVGLLSGGGSGHEPAHGGYIGAGMLSAAVAGGVFASPPPASILAAILTLHQAGASGVLLIVKNYTGDRLNFGLAAEQARNQGVAVDMVIVAEDCAFDQPSKAGRRGLCGTVFIHKLAGALAEEGCSLDQIVSKMKEVLKGIGTLGVSLSPCSVPGCLPSFDLPPGAMELGLGIHGEPGIKRSKVASADEVVKTMIDHMTNPDSQSHLPLKSGDSVVLCVNNLGALSCLEMAVVTRAAITCLESRGVVVARVMSGPFMTSLEMAGVSLTLMKVNPETLKLFDTKTSAPAWPNLSTTAVSGRNYITEAPVMITRPQDDKHSKGPLSPVMHKVLNKICSTLLEKQEELNSLDRASGDGDCGNTHAQAARAVEEWLQVHVVPGCPGQLLSVLAGLVEEKMGGSSGALYSLFLTAAAGHVTKGKTNGAAWAAAVHAGTQAMRRYGGADPGDRTMLDALCPAADELMRLTTAPPAGQMAVLHAAVEKAAAGAEATRDLTARAGRASYIAAERVTLPDPGAVAVAAMLRAVVETLAEQK
- the tkfc gene encoding triokinase/FMN cyclase isoform X2 produces the protein MEKLINSVDCCVDEALCGLVMASGGLALLKGHRVMLRSDLDSLKGKVGLLSGGGSGHEPAHGGYIGAGMLSAAVAGGVFASPPPASILAAILTLHQAGASGVLLIVKNYTGDRLNFGLAAEQARNQGVAVDMVIVAEDCAFDQPSKAGRRGLCGTVFIHKLAGALAEEGCSLDQIVSKMKEVLKGIGTLGVSLSPCSVPGCLPSFDLPPGAMELGLGIHGEPGIKRSKVASADEVVKTMIDHMTNPDSQSHLPLKSGDSVVLCVNNLGALSCLEMAVVTRAAITCLESRGVVVARVMSGPFMTSLEMAGVSLTLMKVNPETLKLFDTKTSAPAWPNLSTTAVSGRNYITEAPVMITRPQDDKHSKGPLSPVMHKVLNKICSTLLEKQEELNSLDRASGDGDCGNTHAQAARAVEEWLQVHVVPGCPGQLLSVLAGLVEEKMGGSSGALYSLFLTAAAGHVTKGKTNGAAWAAAVHAGTQAMRRYGGADPGDRTMLDALCPAADELMRLTTAPPAGQMAVLHAAVEKAAAGAEATRDLTARAGRASYIAAERVTLPDPGAVAVAAMLRAVVETLAEQK